One genomic segment of Aythya fuligula isolate bAytFul2 chromosome 5, bAytFul2.pri, whole genome shotgun sequence includes these proteins:
- the BDNF gene encoding brain-derived neurotrophic factor isoform X2, which produces MTILFLTMVISYFSCMKAAPMKEASVRGQGSLAYPGLRTHGTLESLNGPNAGSRGLTSLADTFEHVIEELLDEDQDIQPSEENKDADLYTSRVMLSSQVPLEPPLLFLLEEYKNYLDAANMSMRVRRHSDPARRGELSVCDSTSEWVTAAEKKTAVDMSGATVTVLEKVPVPKGQLKQYFYETKCNPKGYTKEGCRGIDKRHWNSQCRTTQSYVRALTMDNKKRVGWRFIRIDTSCVCTLTIKRGR; this is translated from the coding sequence ATGACCATCCTTTTCCTTACTATGGTTATCTCATACTTCAGTTGCATGAAAGCTGCCCCGATGAAAGAAGCTAGTGTAAGAGGACAAGGCAGCTTGGCTTACCCAGGTCTTCGGACCCACGGGACTCTTGAGAGCCTAAACGGGCCCAATGCAGGTTCAAGAGGACTGACATCGCTGGCGGACACTTTTGAACATGTGATAGAGGAGCTGCTAGATGAAGATCAGGACATCCAGCCCAGCGAGGAAAACAAGGATGCAGACTTGTACACATCCCGGGTCATGCTGAGCAGTCAAGTGCCTTTGGAACCCCCGCTGCTCTTCCTGCTCGAGGAGTACAAAAACTACTTGGATGCTGCAAACATGTCCATGAGAGTCCGGCGTCACTCCGACCCAGCTCGCCGTGGGGAACTGAGCGTGTGTGACAGTACGAGCGAGTGGGTGACGGCGGCAGAGAAAAAGACTGCAGTGGACATGTCTGGTGCGACTGTCACAGTCCTTGAAAAAGTCCCAGTACCCAAAGGCCAACTGAAGCAATACTTCTATGAGACCAAATGCAACCCCAAGGGGTACAcaaaggagggctgcaggggcatAGACAAGAGGCACTGGAACTCCCAGTGCCGAACTACCCAGTCTTACGTGAGAGCTCTCACCATGGATAACAAGAAGAGAGTTGGCTGGCGGTTTATAAGAATAGACACTTCGTGTGTATGTACATTAACCATTAAAAGGGGAAGATAG
- the BDNF gene encoding brain-derived neurotrophic factor isoform X1: MFHQVRRVMTILFLTMVISYFSCMKAAPMKEASVRGQGSLAYPGLRTHGTLESLNGPNAGSRGLTSLADTFEHVIEELLDEDQDIQPSEENKDADLYTSRVMLSSQVPLEPPLLFLLEEYKNYLDAANMSMRVRRHSDPARRGELSVCDSTSEWVTAAEKKTAVDMSGATVTVLEKVPVPKGQLKQYFYETKCNPKGYTKEGCRGIDKRHWNSQCRTTQSYVRALTMDNKKRVGWRFIRIDTSCVCTLTIKRGR, encoded by the exons ATG TTCCACCAAGTGAGAAGAGTGATGACCATCCTTTTCCTTACTATGGTTATCTCATACTTCAGTTGCATGAAAGCTGCCCCGATGAAAGAAGCTAGTGTAAGAGGACAAGGCAGCTTGGCTTACCCAGGTCTTCGGACCCACGGGACTCTTGAGAGCCTAAACGGGCCCAATGCAGGTTCAAGAGGACTGACATCGCTGGCGGACACTTTTGAACATGTGATAGAGGAGCTGCTAGATGAAGATCAGGACATCCAGCCCAGCGAGGAAAACAAGGATGCAGACTTGTACACATCCCGGGTCATGCTGAGCAGTCAAGTGCCTTTGGAACCCCCGCTGCTCTTCCTGCTCGAGGAGTACAAAAACTACTTGGATGCTGCAAACATGTCCATGAGAGTCCGGCGTCACTCCGACCCAGCTCGCCGTGGGGAACTGAGCGTGTGTGACAGTACGAGCGAGTGGGTGACGGCGGCAGAGAAAAAGACTGCAGTGGACATGTCTGGTGCGACTGTCACAGTCCTTGAAAAAGTCCCAGTACCCAAAGGCCAACTGAAGCAATACTTCTATGAGACCAAATGCAACCCCAAGGGGTACAcaaaggagggctgcaggggcatAGACAAGAGGCACTGGAACTCCCAGTGCCGAACTACCCAGTCTTACGTGAGAGCTCTCACCATGGATAACAAGAAGAGAGTTGGCTGGCGGTTTATAAGAATAGACACTTCGTGTGTATGTACATTAACCATTAAAAGGGGAAGATAG